In a genomic window of Candidatus Methylomirabilis sp.:
- a CDS encoding thioredoxin domain-containing protein, whose amino-acid sequence MNTNRLIDETSPYLLQHAHNPVDWSPWGEEALKRAKAEDKPILLSIGYAACHWCHVMERESFEDPRIAELMNQHFVCIKVDREERPDLDRIYQSAVQMMGVHGGWPLTVFLTPDGEPFYGGTYFPPEDRHGLPSFTRVLLSVARIWREERGEVRTAVGQFLEGLSHLNRFPASSAEPNAAVVEGAVRALSRTVDPVHGGFGRAPKFPHPSALELLLRAGARGDRFSLDMVTLTLRKMAEGGIYDQVGGGFHRYSVDARWLVPHFEKMLYDNAQLIPVYLHAHQVTGDPLFARIARETVGYVLREMTHPDGGFYSTQDADSEGEEGKFFVWTKEEIFRVLGPELGEVCCRAFGVSEAGNWEHGKNILHVVATPEQLANRFGKSPEEIAMLLGQVKCKLFGARDARVKPGRDEKILTAWNGLMISACAAAGATLGHGAALEAAVRAADFIERHLTRDGRLLRTWTAGEAKLGGYLDDYTFLTAALLDLYEATLDSRFFTRAEALHRLTLEQFWDEAEGGFFFTAKDHERLVARMKSASDEAIPSGTAVATLNLLRFAAALGEEAYRRMADRVFRSLLRPMEQTPSGFAHLLLALDFATRGPVEVVLVGPREAPATRAMVEVVHRRYLPNRILAHADPGAPAPAFAGPLLEGKRAVDGQVTAYVCRNFTCSAPVTDPGALGALLEQGAPEAGPAGRPAG is encoded by the coding sequence ATCGGCTACGCCGCCTGCCACTGGTGCCACGTGATGGAGCGCGAGTCGTTCGAGGACCCCCGGATCGCGGAACTGATGAACCAGCACTTCGTCTGCATCAAGGTGGACCGGGAGGAGCGGCCCGACCTGGACCGGATCTACCAGAGCGCGGTGCAGATGATGGGGGTGCACGGGGGCTGGCCCCTCACGGTCTTCCTCACGCCCGACGGCGAGCCGTTCTACGGCGGGACCTACTTCCCGCCCGAGGACCGGCATGGCCTGCCCTCCTTCACGCGGGTCCTCCTCTCGGTCGCCCGGATCTGGCGGGAGGAGCGGGGCGAGGTCCGGACCGCCGTCGGGCAGTTCCTCGAGGGCCTGAGCCACCTCAACCGCTTCCCGGCCTCCTCGGCCGAGCCGAACGCGGCGGTGGTGGAGGGGGCGGTCCGCGCCCTCTCGCGCACCGTCGACCCGGTCCACGGCGGCTTCGGCCGGGCCCCCAAGTTCCCCCACCCCTCGGCGCTCGAGCTCCTCCTGCGGGCCGGCGCGCGCGGGGACCGGTTCTCCCTGGACATGGTCACCCTCACCCTTCGGAAGATGGCCGAGGGGGGGATCTACGATCAGGTGGGCGGGGGGTTCCACCGCTACTCGGTGGACGCGCGGTGGCTCGTTCCCCACTTCGAGAAGATGCTCTACGACAACGCGCAGCTCATCCCCGTCTACCTGCACGCGCACCAGGTGACCGGCGACCCCCTCTTTGCCCGGATCGCCCGGGAGACCGTCGGGTACGTCCTCCGGGAGATGACTCACCCGGACGGCGGCTTCTACAGCACCCAGGACGCGGACAGCGAGGGGGAGGAGGGGAAGTTCTTCGTCTGGACGAAGGAGGAGATCTTCCGGGTGCTGGGGCCCGAGCTGGGGGAAGTCTGCTGCCGGGCGTTCGGCGTGAGCGAGGCCGGGAACTGGGAGCACGGCAAGAACATCCTCCACGTGGTGGCGACGCCGGAGCAGCTCGCCAACCGGTTCGGGAAGAGCCCCGAGGAGATCGCGATGCTCCTCGGGCAGGTCAAGTGCAAGCTCTTCGGTGCGCGGGATGCCCGGGTCAAGCCGGGTCGGGACGAGAAGATTCTCACCGCCTGGAACGGCCTCATGATCTCGGCCTGCGCGGCGGCCGGGGCCACCCTGGGCCACGGGGCGGCGCTCGAGGCGGCCGTGCGGGCGGCAGACTTCATCGAGCGGCACCTCACCCGGGACGGGCGGCTGCTCCGGACCTGGACGGCGGGGGAGGCGAAGCTCGGCGGCTACCTGGATGACTACACCTTCCTCACGGCGGCGCTCCTCGACCTGTACGAGGCCACGCTGGACTCCCGCTTCTTCACACGGGCGGAGGCGCTGCACCGCCTGACGCTCGAGCAGTTCTGGGACGAGGCGGAGGGGGGATTCTTCTTCACGGCGAAGGACCACGAGCGGCTCGTGGCTCGGATGAAGTCGGCCTCCGACGAGGCCATCCCCTCCGGGACGGCGGTGGCCACGCTGAACCTCCTCCGGTTCGCCGCGGCCCTGGGGGAGGAGGCCTACCGGCGGATGGCCGACCGGGTCTTCCGCTCGCTGCTCCGGCCGATGGAGCAGACCCCATCGGGCTTCGCGCACCTTCTCCTGGCCCTCGACTTCGCGACCCGCGGCCCGGTGGAGGTGGTCCTGGTGGGACCGCGGGAGGCGCCCGCCACGCGGGCGATGGTGGAGGTCGTCCACCGCCGGTACCTGCCGAACCGGATCCTGGCCCACGCGGATCCGGGAGCACCCGCCCCCGCCTTCGCGGGACCCCTCCTGGAGGGCAAGCGGGCCGTGGACGGCCAGGTGACGGCGTACGTCTGCCGGAACTTCACCTGCTCGGCGCCGGTCACGGACCCCGGGGCCCTCGGGGCGCTCCTGGAGCAGGGCGCGCCGGAGGCGGGGCCGGCCGGCCGGCCGGCCGGCTAG